The Streptomyces sp. NBC_01276 genome contains the following window.
TGGGAGGAGGCCGCCCGGCTGCTCGCGGCCCTGCACCGGACCGAACCCGGGGACCTCCCCGGACCCCTCCCGCCGATGCGCGGCCCGGCCAAGGTGGCCCGCGCCCTGCGTCGCCTGGCCAGAGCCCCGCAGCCGGACCCGGACGGGGTCCGGGCGGTCCGCGCCGCCGCCGCGACCCTCCCGGACTGGGCTCGCGGCGAGGGCGTCCCCCCGGCCGGGGCGGCGGTGCTGTGCCACGGCGACCTGCACCTCGGGCAGCTCGTCCGCCACCCCGTCCCCGACGGTCCCTGGCGGCTCATCGACGTCGACGACCTCGGCCTCGGGGCGCCCGCCTGGGACCTGGCCCGCCCGGCGGCCTGGTACGCGGCCGGGATCCTCGCCCCGGAGGCCTGGCTGCGCTTCCTCGACGCCTACCGGGCCGCGGGAGGCCCGGCCGCCGGCCCGCCCGGCAGCGACCCCTGGCCGGAACTCGACCTGGCCGCGCGGGCGCTGACCGTACAGACGGCGGCCCTCGCCCTCGCCAAGGCGGCGCCCGCCCGCCGCCCGCTGGACGAG
Protein-coding sequences here:
- a CDS encoding phosphotransferase family protein; the protein is MPLPAPLPAALAAWARGGPAQPYVLLADRPDGTVVRCGDAVAKAHAPGSDPEALAARIRVAGSGALAGVLLPPLRTGAVHGRTVTLWPYGTPVDPARPEDAPWEEAARLLAALHRTEPGDLPGPLPPMRGPAKVARALRRLARAPQPDPDGVRAVRAAAATLPDWARGEGVPPAGAAVLCHGDLHLGQLVRHPVPDGPWRLIDVDDLGLGAPAWDLARPAAWYAAGILAPEAWLRFLDAYRAAGGPAAGPPGSDPWPELDLAARALTVQTAALALAKAAPARRPLDEGERLMLDSCVRMATFRAELEP